From one Thalassoroseus pseudoceratinae genomic stretch:
- a CDS encoding sugar phosphate isomerase/epimerase family protein — MSHRREEECPSGVTRRGVISSALAAAGGAFAFSQSAIAGSETTAKAKSEPTSGKQYAMKKSINQWAFPYPERMDLRTCLQLAKDAGFDGIELNYDLENDLSPKSTTKDYHAIRRMAEEIGIEISGVCSFLFWPYPLTSNDPAERARGRELAGLMTQAAHDLGTDNLLVVPGAVHMPWREDHDPTPNDVCDQRAREAIGQLVKPAEKLGVHLNIENIFFNGYLMTPGEMIDFVDSFDSEFVRVHFDTGNIMMFQFPEHWIDMLGDRIQNVHLKEFTKKGTDYSLESFRTLLDGTTNWPAVLDAFDRTGYEGYLTFEYFHPFMHFPEVLIHSTSAAMDVMLGRKSVYQS, encoded by the coding sequence ATGTCACATCGTCGCGAAGAAGAATGTCCGTCGGGGGTGACTCGGCGAGGGGTGATCAGTTCCGCATTAGCGGCCGCCGGTGGAGCATTTGCGTTTTCACAAAGTGCCATCGCCGGTTCAGAGACAACCGCAAAAGCGAAGTCTGAGCCAACCAGCGGCAAACAATACGCGATGAAAAAGTCCATCAATCAATGGGCGTTTCCCTATCCCGAGCGAATGGATCTGCGAACGTGTTTGCAACTCGCCAAAGACGCCGGTTTCGATGGCATTGAACTCAACTACGATTTGGAAAACGATCTTTCTCCGAAATCGACCACCAAGGATTACCACGCGATCCGGCGGATGGCGGAGGAGATCGGCATCGAGATTAGTGGCGTATGTTCGTTTTTGTTCTGGCCGTATCCGCTGACGAGCAACGATCCCGCCGAACGTGCCCGCGGTCGGGAACTCGCTGGTCTGATGACACAAGCCGCCCACGATCTCGGCACCGATAATCTCCTCGTCGTCCCCGGTGCCGTCCACATGCCTTGGCGAGAAGATCACGATCCGACGCCGAACGACGTTTGCGACCAACGTGCTCGGGAAGCGATCGGCCAACTCGTGAAACCGGCAGAGAAGCTTGGAGTCCACCTCAACATCGAGAACATCTTCTTCAACGGTTATCTGATGACGCCGGGCGAGATGATTGATTTCGTGGACAGTTTCGACAGCGAATTCGTCCGCGTGCACTTCGATACCGGCAACATCATGATGTTCCAATTCCCGGAGCATTGGATCGACATGCTCGGTGACCGCATTCAAAACGTGCATCTCAAAGAGTTCACAAAGAAGGGCACGGATTACTCCCTCGAGTCCTTCCGCACTCTCCTCGACGGCACCACCAACTGGCCCGCCGTGCTAGACGCCTTCGACCGCACCGGCTACGAAGGCTATCTCACCTTCGAATACTTCCACCCCTTCATGCACTTCCCCGAGGTGTTAATCCACTCAACCTCCGCTGCAATGGATGTCATGCTAGGGCGGAAAAGCGTGTACCAGTCGTAG
- the ilvD gene encoding dihydroxy-acid dehydratase: protein MTDTTTNQQLNKYSRHITQPPSQGASQAMLYGTGMTEEDMNKPQVGIGSVWYEGNTCNMHLLDLAMAVKEGMRDLDLVGMRFNTVGVSDGISMGTDGMSYSLQSRDLIADSIETIMGAQWYDALITLPGCDKNMPGCVMAMGRLNRPALMIYGGTIKAGCTAKYDKLDIVSAFQSYGQYLAKTIDDEERKEIVKNSCPGAGACGGMYTANTMASAIETLGLSLPYSSSIPAVDPAKIDECHRAGAAIQNLLEQDIKPRDIMTRAAFENAMVITMALGGSTNAVLHLIAMARSVDVPLTIDDFQSVSDRIPYLADLKPSGKYVMEDLHAIGGTPAVLKYLLGQGLIDGDCLTVTGKTLAENLADVPGLADGQDIVHDVDKPIKATGHLRILRGNLAPDGAVAKITGKEGLQFSGPARVYDSEEDMLAGLANGEIQKGEVVIIRYEGPKGGPGMPEMLTPTSAIMGAGLGSDVALLTDGRFSGGSHGFIVGHITPEAQEGGPLALVENGDTVTIDAETNQLNVDLSDAELQTRKNNWQAPPYKFTRGTLYKYIKNVKSASEGCVTDE, encoded by the coding sequence ATGACCGACACAACCACGAACCAGCAGCTCAACAAGTACAGCCGACACATCACACAACCGCCGTCACAGGGGGCGTCGCAAGCGATGCTCTACGGCACGGGCATGACCGAAGAGGACATGAACAAGCCGCAAGTCGGCATCGGTAGCGTGTGGTATGAGGGCAACACGTGCAATATGCACCTGCTCGATCTCGCGATGGCTGTGAAAGAGGGCATGCGAGACCTGGACCTCGTCGGCATGCGGTTCAACACGGTGGGTGTGTCGGATGGGATTTCCATGGGCACCGACGGCATGAGTTACTCGCTGCAATCGCGAGACCTCATCGCCGATTCGATCGAAACCATCATGGGAGCCCAATGGTACGATGCCCTCATCACCCTGCCCGGTTGCGACAAAAACATGCCTGGTTGCGTGATGGCGATGGGCCGTCTGAACCGTCCGGCGTTGATGATCTACGGCGGGACCATCAAAGCCGGTTGCACCGCGAAGTACGACAAACTCGACATCGTCTCCGCATTTCAGTCTTACGGGCAATACCTCGCGAAGACGATCGACGACGAAGAACGCAAGGAAATCGTCAAGAATTCCTGTCCCGGTGCCGGAGCGTGTGGCGGAATGTATACAGCCAATACGATGGCGTCCGCGATCGAAACCCTCGGTCTGAGTCTGCCGTACAGTTCTTCGATTCCCGCCGTCGACCCCGCAAAAATCGACGAGTGTCACCGGGCTGGCGCCGCGATTCAAAACCTGCTCGAACAAGACATCAAACCCCGTGACATCATGACCCGTGCCGCGTTCGAGAACGCCATGGTCATCACGATGGCCCTCGGCGGTTCGACGAATGCCGTGCTGCACTTGATTGCGATGGCTCGCTCCGTCGATGTGCCGCTCACGATTGACGACTTCCAATCCGTCAGCGATCGCATCCCGTATCTCGCTGACCTCAAGCCCAGCGGCAAATACGTGATGGAAGATCTGCACGCTATCGGTGGCACACCGGCGGTGCTGAAGTATCTGCTCGGACAAGGACTGATCGACGGCGATTGTCTCACCGTCACCGGAAAAACGCTCGCCGAGAACCTCGCCGACGTGCCCGGTTTGGCGGACGGACAAGACATCGTGCACGATGTCGACAAACCCATCAAAGCCACCGGGCACCTACGGATTCTTCGTGGAAACTTAGCCCCCGACGGAGCAGTCGCCAAGATCACCGGCAAAGAGGGTCTGCAGTTCAGCGGACCGGCTCGCGTGTACGACTCTGAAGAAGACATGCTCGCCGGCTTGGCGAACGGCGAGATTCAAAAGGGTGAAGTCGTCATCATTCGCTACGAAGGTCCGAAAGGCGGCCCCGGTATGCCGGAGATGCTCACGCCGACGTCGGCCATCATGGGAGCCGGTTTGGGCAGCGATGTCGCACTCTTGACCGACGGCCGATTCAGTGGCGGCAGTCACGGCTTCATCGTCGGCCACATCACCCCCGAAGCCCAGGAAGGTGGACCACTTGCCTTGGTGGAGAATGGCGACACCGTCACCATCGACGCCGAAACCAACCAACTCAACGTCGACCTCAGCGACGCCGAACTCCAAACCCGCAAAAACAACTGGCAAGCCCCCCCCTACAAATTCACCCGCGGCACCCTCTACAAGTACATCAAAAACGTCAAAAGCGCGAGTGAAGGCTGCGTGACCGACGAGTGA
- the murD gene encoding UDP-N-acetylmuramoyl-L-alanine--D-glutamate ligase, with protein sequence MEFRNRRVTVMGLGRFDGGVAAVRFLSERGAKVTVTDLRSEAELAESIQRLSDVPIKRWRLGEHDESDFTRADFVVVNPAVRRDHPLLLAAEDSGAVLTSEMNLFWSHHRGRVIGVTGSNGKSTTAAIIHAILSETDHTVRLGGNIGQSLLSEVDAIGANDWTVLELSSFQLHDLDRLQVSPEIAVVTNFSPNHLDWHEHLTDYREAKQTILRWQSADDRAVLNDDDADVRNWPVHGRRIGFSPEISDEPLLEALRLPGQHNRANALAAITAMRCVDGVTDAAIRRGLEKFPGLPHRLEFVVESQGRRFFNDSLATTPESAIAAIQSFDDPIVLILGGSDKGIDLTQLAEVAAKRAKAVALIGRTATQLQTLLDRTSRSLPMRVCSSLAEAVSFACEESLVGDVVLLSPGCASYDWFRDFADRGEQFRQLAKHADFPN encoded by the coding sequence ATGGAGTTTCGGAATCGACGAGTCACGGTGATGGGGTTGGGACGCTTTGACGGCGGCGTGGCAGCGGTGCGGTTTTTGAGTGAGCGTGGTGCGAAAGTCACCGTCACCGATTTGCGGTCGGAAGCGGAACTGGCCGAATCGATTCAGCGGCTTTCAGATGTGCCGATCAAACGTTGGCGACTCGGCGAGCACGACGAATCCGATTTCACGCGGGCGGATTTCGTTGTCGTCAATCCGGCGGTGCGGCGGGATCATCCGTTGTTGCTTGCGGCTGAAGACTCCGGGGCGGTGTTGACGAGCGAGATGAATCTGTTTTGGTCACACCATCGCGGTCGAGTCATCGGCGTCACCGGTAGCAATGGCAAGTCCACGACGGCGGCGATCATTCACGCGATTCTTTCCGAGACCGATCACACAGTGCGACTTGGTGGCAACATCGGACAGAGTTTGCTTTCGGAAGTCGATGCGATTGGGGCGAATGACTGGACGGTTCTGGAACTCAGCAGTTTTCAACTTCACGATTTGGACCGGCTGCAAGTTTCGCCGGAGATCGCGGTGGTCACGAATTTCAGTCCGAACCATCTCGATTGGCACGAACACCTGACCGACTACCGGGAGGCAAAGCAAACGATTCTGCGTTGGCAATCCGCCGACGATCGGGCGGTGCTGAATGACGACGATGCCGATGTCAGGAATTGGCCGGTGCACGGACGGCGTATTGGTTTCTCTCCTGAAATTTCTGACGAACCGTTGCTGGAAGCACTCCGATTGCCCGGTCAGCACAATCGCGCGAATGCGTTGGCAGCGATTACGGCCATGCGGTGCGTCGACGGGGTTACAGACGCTGCCATTCGTCGCGGACTGGAAAAGTTCCCAGGGTTGCCGCATCGGTTGGAGTTTGTGGTCGAAAGTCAGGGACGCCGGTTCTTCAACGACTCCCTGGCGACCACTCCCGAGTCAGCGATCGCAGCGATTCAGTCGTTCGATGATCCGATCGTGTTGATTCTGGGCGGATCGGACAAAGGTATCGATCTCACCCAGTTGGCCGAAGTCGCTGCCAAGCGTGCGAAGGCAGTCGCGTTAATCGGCCGGACGGCAACACAGCTCCAGACTTTGCTGGATCGCACATCGAGATCGCTGCCGATGCGTGTGTGCTCGTCGTTGGCCGAAGCGGTGTCGTTTGCCTGCGAGGAATCTTTGGTCGGCGATGTCGTGCTGCTCTCGCCGGGGTGTGCTAGTTACGACTGGTTCCGCGACTTCGCCGACCGTGGCGAACAATTTCGACAACTCGCAAAACATGCCGACTTCCCGAATTGA
- the lpdA gene encoding dihydrolipoyl dehydrogenase has protein sequence MSQHDLIVIGAGPGGYVAAIRAAQLGMNVACIEKEPALGGTCLRVGCIPSKALLESSEIYAEAVGGLNEHGIDCGEVSLDLAKLMKRKDKVVQTLTGGVKSLFKKNKITRFQGHARLTGPNQVTVESQDGTEVLEGKKILIATGSVPATLPGIEFDGDRIGSSTEALKYPEVPEHLIVIGAGYIGLELGAVWRRLGAKVTVLEYLDRILPGMDSEIASEAKKLFKKQGLEFHLGTKVTGAKYDGEKCTVEIDGADPITCDRVLVAVGRRPNTKDLGLEDIGVELDDRGRIAVGDHFRTSVESIYAIGDVIQGPMLAHKAEEEGIACVEYLATGYGHINYDTIPGVVYTHPEIASVGKTEEQLKEAGVEYRKGSFPFIANGRARSIDETDGKIKVLADAKTDRILGVHIIGARAGDLIAEAAVAMEFGASSEDLARACHAHPTLAEALKEAALAVDGRAIHF, from the coding sequence ATGTCACAACATGATCTGATTGTAATTGGAGCTGGTCCGGGTGGTTACGTGGCGGCGATTCGGGCCGCTCAACTCGGGATGAATGTCGCCTGTATCGAGAAAGAACCGGCGTTGGGCGGAACCTGTTTGCGGGTCGGCTGCATCCCAAGCAAGGCGCTTCTCGAATCCAGCGAAATCTACGCCGAAGCCGTCGGTGGTCTGAACGAGCACGGCATTGACTGCGGCGAGGTCTCATTGGATCTCGCCAAGTTGATGAAGCGAAAAGACAAAGTCGTTCAAACCTTGACGGGCGGTGTAAAATCGCTGTTTAAGAAAAACAAGATCACTCGGTTTCAAGGTCATGCCCGTCTCACGGGACCGAACCAAGTGACCGTCGAAAGCCAGGACGGAACTGAAGTTCTCGAAGGAAAAAAGATTCTCATTGCCACCGGCAGTGTGCCTGCGACTTTGCCCGGCATTGAGTTCGATGGCGACCGCATCGGCAGCAGCACCGAAGCCCTCAAATACCCCGAGGTGCCGGAACATCTCATCGTCATTGGAGCCGGTTACATCGGCTTGGAACTCGGGGCCGTCTGGCGAAGACTCGGTGCGAAAGTCACGGTCTTGGAGTATCTCGATCGGATTCTGCCCGGTATGGATTCCGAAATTGCCAGCGAAGCAAAGAAGCTCTTCAAAAAACAAGGACTGGAATTTCACCTCGGCACGAAAGTCACCGGCGCGAAATACGACGGCGAAAAGTGCACCGTTGAAATTGACGGAGCCGACCCAATCACCTGTGATCGCGTGCTGGTCGCTGTTGGTCGTCGACCGAATACAAAAGATTTGGGATTGGAAGACATCGGCGTGGAACTCGACGACCGTGGCCGAATTGCAGTGGGCGATCATTTTCGGACGTCCGTGGAGAGTATCTACGCCATCGGCGATGTGATCCAAGGCCCGATGCTCGCCCACAAAGCCGAAGAGGAAGGGATTGCTTGCGTGGAATATCTCGCGACCGGTTATGGTCACATCAACTACGATACCATCCCCGGCGTGGTTTACACGCATCCAGAAATCGCCTCTGTTGGCAAAACCGAGGAGCAATTGAAAGAAGCCGGGGTCGAATATCGCAAGGGTTCGTTCCCGTTCATCGCCAACGGTCGGGCACGATCAATTGACGAAACTGACGGCAAAATCAAAGTCCTCGCCGACGCCAAGACCGACCGCATTCTCGGCGTGCACATCATCGGAGCCCGAGCCGGTGACCTGATCGCGGAAGCCGCTGTTGCGATGGAATTCGGAGCCAGCAGCGAAGACCTCGCCCGCGCCTGCCACGCTCACCCGACCCTCGCCGAAGCCCTCAAAGAAGCGGCATTAGCCGTCGACGGACGAGCGATTCACTTCTAA
- a CDS encoding sodium:solute symporter family protein, which yields MLAADPVYLGLEWADWIVLAAYFLLILAVGLWSIRKVKDMADFFMGGRRFGPVFMMFFAFGSGTSSDQAVGVIAGTWRAGLAGIWWQFLWLWATPFYWIIAPVMRRMRALTTADYFEHRFGSSTALLYSIYGIIMSIVFIASYVYAAGKMVTALTGGELDRFSQQTDWQVPEIKWDSEKGWFGRGVLFHMSDPNELITELDAKQVPSRLTNQLSGFKKLSDDLRVRVDKDGEQWTLYDDTRDVNYPLRFVAAPMVDDQTEEDDGEARAEAYLQVRGSGWRIVEGYEFAILIMTFLFVLYGMAGGLGAAIITDFIQGLLTITFSFLLLPFVFQKIGGFGALHSEGEIRPGMFDLIASPEVAETLGKEPITIFYVIMLSITALTGIVVQPHIMGVCGAGKTEFEGRFGFTFGNFLKRICTVAWTLTGLACVVWYLGSNSPLPHADKPANDAAEFAELSPEEQTRVLHDRQLHADLTLAASPELQDQPEARRKEIQDIEAEFADGLFGRAAYEVLPTIAPGLVGLLLASLLAAVMSSGDAQMVVSSGLFTENIYRRYMAKNRSEKHYLWVGRLAGLIIVSTALVLQASFRDIINALQIVIKTPAAIGLSLWIGIMWRGWTAAAVWVSTLVSASAWALVAFQPNLVHDWGLPDAMFRFNAVGQPTAMTDAWQMVFYLSAGVLAGLITSFLTRRPPQEKLDHFFRLLHTPVKPNEEVPGPCQLPEDPLPPNEKLLNIGDIELPKPTLIGLGGFIIAWILAGLLVWTTSLLARVL from the coding sequence ATGTTAGCGGCTGATCCGGTTTATCTGGGGTTGGAGTGGGCGGATTGGATTGTGTTGGCCGCTTACTTTCTGCTGATTCTTGCGGTAGGCTTGTGGTCGATCCGCAAGGTCAAGGACATGGCCGACTTCTTCATGGGCGGTCGGCGGTTCGGGCCGGTGTTCATGATGTTCTTCGCCTTCGGCTCGGGCACCAGCAGCGACCAAGCCGTCGGCGTGATCGCGGGCACCTGGCGAGCCGGATTGGCTGGCATTTGGTGGCAATTCCTGTGGTTGTGGGCCACGCCGTTCTACTGGATTATCGCCCCGGTCATGCGGCGTATGCGAGCCCTGACCACCGCCGACTACTTCGAACACCGCTTCGGCAGCAGCACGGCGTTGCTGTACTCGATCTACGGCATCATCATGTCGATCGTGTTCATCGCCAGTTACGTTTACGCGGCGGGCAAGATGGTAACGGCCCTCACCGGCGGGGAACTCGACCGCTTCTCACAACAAACCGATTGGCAAGTTCCCGAAATCAAGTGGGACAGCGAAAAAGGCTGGTTCGGTCGCGGCGTGTTGTTCCACATGAGCGACCCGAACGAACTCATCACCGAACTCGATGCCAAGCAAGTCCCATCACGGTTGACGAATCAACTCAGTGGATTCAAGAAACTTTCCGACGACCTCCGTGTGCGAGTCGACAAGGACGGCGAGCAATGGACGCTCTACGACGATACACGCGACGTCAACTATCCGCTGCGGTTCGTTGCGGCTCCGATGGTTGATGACCAGACCGAAGAAGACGATGGCGAAGCAAGAGCCGAAGCGTATCTGCAAGTTCGCGGGTCGGGTTGGCGGATCGTCGAAGGGTACGAGTTCGCGATTTTGATCATGACGTTTCTGTTCGTGCTCTACGGCATGGCGGGTGGACTCGGGGCGGCGATCATCACCGACTTCATCCAAGGCCTCCTGACGATTACGTTCTCGTTCCTGTTATTGCCGTTCGTATTCCAAAAGATCGGTGGGTTCGGGGCTTTGCACTCGGAGGGTGAAATCCGACCGGGCATGTTCGACTTGATCGCGAGTCCCGAAGTAGCGGAAACCCTGGGGAAAGAACCGATCACAATTTTCTATGTGATTATGCTTTCGATCACGGCGTTGACTGGAATCGTCGTGCAACCGCACATCATGGGCGTCTGTGGAGCAGGGAAAACCGAGTTCGAAGGCCGTTTCGGATTCACCTTCGGTAACTTCCTGAAACGGATTTGCACAGTCGCTTGGACACTGACGGGATTGGCATGTGTCGTGTGGTATCTGGGTTCGAACAGCCCGCTGCCACACGCCGACAAACCTGCCAATGATGCCGCGGAATTTGCGGAGCTTTCCCCAGAGGAGCAGACGAGAGTTCTTCACGATCGCCAACTCCACGCCGATCTCACGTTGGCCGCGTCTCCGGAACTGCAAGATCAACCCGAAGCTCGTCGTAAAGAGATTCAAGACATCGAAGCCGAGTTCGCTGACGGTTTGTTCGGACGAGCGGCGTATGAAGTGCTGCCCACGATTGCACCTGGTCTGGTCGGGTTGTTGCTCGCTTCACTATTGGCGGCGGTGATGAGTTCCGGCGACGCGCAAATGGTGGTTTCGAGCGGCTTGTTTACCGAGAACATTTATCGTCGGTATATGGCGAAGAATCGATCCGAAAAACATTACCTGTGGGTCGGACGTTTGGCGGGTTTGATCATCGTCAGCACGGCACTGGTGTTGCAAGCATCGTTCCGAGACATCATTAACGCCCTGCAAATCGTGATCAAAACGCCGGCGGCGATCGGGCTGAGTTTGTGGATCGGCATCATGTGGCGTGGATGGACGGCGGCCGCAGTGTGGGTGTCGACGTTGGTCTCCGCGTCAGCGTGGGCACTCGTGGCCTTCCAACCGAATTTGGTACACGATTGGGGGCTGCCGGATGCGATGTTCCGCTTCAACGCTGTCGGCCAACCCACCGCGATGACGGACGCCTGGCAGATGGTGTTCTATCTCTCGGCGGGGGTGCTGGCGGGACTCATCACAAGTTTCCTCACTCGGCGACCGCCGCAAGAGAAACTCGATCACTTTTTCCGTCTACTGCACACACCGGTCAAACCGAACGAAGAAGTTCCCGGGCCGTGTCAGTTGCCGGAAGACCCACTGCCACCCAACGAAAAACTCCTCAACATCGGCGATATCGAACTTCCCAAGCCAACATTGATTGGCTTGGGCGGATTCATCATCGCTTGGATACTCGCTGGTTTGCTGGTGTGGACCACATCACTGCTGGCCCGGGTGTTGTGA
- the odhB gene encoding 2-oxoglutarate dehydrogenase complex dihydrolipoyllysine-residue succinyltransferase translates to MSVEVKVPPVGESITEVFIGEWLKSEGQAVKVDENLVELESDKATFEVPSPSAGVIESILKQPGDSANVGEVIATINENAEAPSDDQPKPDSSPEPAKTADQPTSSDSEASQDSGNGEPRVMPAAQRLLAENQVSASSVQATGPGGRILKEDVQRYLSEPKRSTPPTPTHSMTSPNEPFDPSRQKETVRMTPMRRSIAERLVESQRTAALLTTFNDVDMSKVMKMRNEYKDTFQKKYGMKLGFMSFFVKAAVDALNAIPQLNAQIEGDQIIYHNYCDIGVAIGGGKGLVVPVLRNAERMSFADIEQSINNFAERAKSNKIELKELQGGTFTISNGGVYGSLLSTPIINPPQSGVLGMHRIEQRPVAVDGQVVIRPMMYLALTYDHRIVDGREAVTFLKRIKDTIEEPARMLLEV, encoded by the coding sequence ATGTCTGTGGAAGTCAAAGTCCCGCCCGTGGGTGAATCGATTACCGAAGTCTTCATCGGCGAGTGGTTGAAGTCCGAAGGGCAAGCCGTCAAAGTCGACGAAAATCTCGTTGAACTTGAAAGCGATAAAGCCACCTTCGAAGTCCCGTCTCCATCGGCGGGGGTGATCGAAAGCATTCTCAAGCAACCCGGTGACTCCGCGAATGTGGGCGAAGTGATCGCCACCATCAACGAGAACGCCGAAGCTCCCAGCGACGACCAACCCAAACCAGACTCGTCCCCCGAACCGGCGAAAACGGCCGATCAACCGACATCCAGCGATTCGGAAGCCTCGCAAGACAGCGGCAACGGCGAACCTCGCGTGATGCCCGCTGCCCAACGACTTCTGGCGGAAAACCAGGTCTCCGCGAGCAGTGTTCAAGCGACGGGCCCAGGGGGACGAATCCTGAAAGAAGACGTGCAGCGGTACCTCAGCGAACCGAAGCGGTCCACGCCACCGACCCCCACGCATTCGATGACCAGCCCGAACGAGCCGTTTGACCCGTCCCGCCAGAAGGAAACCGTTCGAATGACGCCGATGCGTCGCAGCATCGCGGAACGGTTGGTCGAATCTCAACGCACCGCCGCCCTGCTCACGACCTTCAACGACGTGGATATGTCGAAGGTCATGAAAATGCGGAACGAGTACAAAGACACCTTCCAAAAGAAGTACGGCATGAAACTCGGCTTCATGTCCTTCTTCGTGAAAGCCGCCGTCGATGCACTCAACGCAATCCCACAACTGAACGCCCAGATCGAAGGCGATCAGATCATCTATCATAATTACTGTGATATCGGTGTGGCGATCGGGGGCGGCAAAGGGCTCGTTGTGCCGGTCCTCCGCAATGCCGAACGCATGAGCTTCGCCGACATCGAGCAATCCATCAACAACTTCGCCGAACGGGCCAAGTCGAACAAAATCGAACTCAAGGAACTGCAAGGCGGCACGTTCACCATCAGCAATGGTGGGGTCTACGGTTCCCTGCTCTCGACACCCATTATCAACCCACCGCAAAGTGGTGTGCTCGGAATGCACCGCATCGAACAACGCCCCGTCGCGGTGGATGGCCAAGTCGTGATTCGTCCGATGATGTACCTCGCTTTGACTTACGATCACCGAATAGTCGATGGTCGCGAAGCCGTGACATTCCTGAAACGCATCAAGGACACTATCGAAGAACCGGCCCGCATGCTGTTGGAAGTTTGA
- a CDS encoding metallophosphoesterase family protein — protein sequence MKLGLLTDIHEEVDLLQAALDRLRDEQVDQVIFLGDLFEFGCQIQDACRLLADAGVIGVWGNHDFGLCFEPTDKSREKYGDDVIEFMTSLQPRLEYEGCYFAHVEPWLDPEELSDLWYFDGIPDRQDKRDRIFNAVPNDVMFAGHFHRWLLVTPNQIMDWNGETPITLQDDRYFVVIGALCEGRFAIFDTESFELTPFNLPF from the coding sequence GTGAAACTTGGGTTGCTAACCGACATTCACGAAGAGGTCGATCTATTGCAGGCGGCACTCGACCGCCTTCGCGATGAACAGGTCGATCAAGTCATTTTCCTGGGTGACCTTTTTGAATTCGGGTGTCAAATCCAAGACGCTTGTCGGTTGTTAGCCGATGCCGGGGTGATTGGTGTTTGGGGCAACCACGATTTTGGTTTATGTTTTGAACCGACGGACAAGTCACGCGAAAAGTACGGCGACGATGTGATTGAGTTTATGACATCGCTGCAGCCTCGGTTGGAGTACGAGGGTTGTTACTTCGCTCATGTGGAGCCTTGGCTTGACCCCGAAGAACTGTCGGATCTTTGGTACTTTGATGGTATCCCCGACCGGCAGGACAAGCGTGATCGAATCTTTAATGCGGTGCCGAACGACGTGATGTTCGCCGGCCATTTTCACCGTTGGTTATTGGTAACACCGAACCAGATCATGGATTGGAACGGCGAGACCCCGATCACCCTGCAAGACGACCGATACTTCGTTGTCATCGGCGCGTTGTGCGAAGGACGATTTGCCATCTTCGACACCGAATCCTTCGAGTTAACCCCGTTCAATTTGCCATTCTAA
- the eboE gene encoding metabolite traffic protein EboE, with product MTLSTRPLSYCSNVHPGLTVAEVETGLDQFTIPVQSRIGRPLAAGLWLAEPVIRELHASPDAIAKFAAGLAERDLTCYTLNAFPYGNFHSDRVKENVYLPDWSQSERLEYTVGCANVLSQILPENSEGSISTVPLGFKEFEYAEDFPNRAIDQLIELAKTLSKLHEQTGRLIRLAIEPEPFCLLETTDETVAFFQKLRAVAADRNVLELVNRHIGVCYDVCHQAVEFEDIAASIAKLADEDIRIVKVHITCAIDIPNPSANPDAIAALARFVEPRYLHQTMGRLSSGKVVRVVDLDSQFVESPPSEFANAETWRVHYHVPVNAESVGPLGTTRHVLPTALDAVNALPYAPDLEVETYTWDVLPGEQPDLVAGLSAELDATERLLTEIRER from the coding sequence ATGACACTCAGCACACGACCACTTAGTTATTGCTCCAACGTCCATCCCGGTTTGACGGTTGCCGAAGTCGAAACGGGACTCGATCAATTTACGATTCCCGTGCAATCACGGATTGGTCGACCGCTTGCCGCTGGGTTGTGGTTGGCGGAACCTGTCATTCGCGAACTCCACGCTTCCCCGGATGCCATCGCGAAATTCGCCGCCGGACTCGCCGAGCGTGATTTGACTTGCTACACACTCAACGCGTTTCCTTACGGCAATTTTCATAGCGACCGCGTGAAGGAAAACGTGTACCTGCCGGACTGGTCGCAATCGGAACGCCTGGAATACACCGTTGGTTGTGCCAACGTGCTTTCACAAATTCTCCCCGAAAACAGCGAGGGCAGCATTTCCACGGTCCCGCTGGGTTTCAAGGAATTCGAGTACGCCGAAGATTTCCCGAACCGGGCGATTGATCAGCTGATCGAATTGGCAAAGACGCTCAGCAAACTTCACGAGCAAACCGGACGACTCATTCGACTGGCAATCGAGCCGGAACCGTTTTGCCTGTTGGAAACCACCGACGAAACCGTCGCGTTCTTTCAGAAATTGCGGGCGGTGGCGGCGGATCGGAATGTGCTGGAGTTAGTCAATCGGCACATTGGTGTGTGTTATGATGTGTGTCATCAAGCCGTCGAGTTTGAAGACATTGCGGCATCCATCGCCAAACTCGCGGACGAAGACATTCGGATCGTGAAAGTCCACATTACATGTGCGATTGACATTCCGAATCCAAGTGCCAATCCCGACGCGATTGCCGCTCTGGCGCGGTTCGTCGAGCCACGGTACTTGCATCAGACGATGGGTCGTCTGTCCTCCGGCAAAGTTGTCCGCGTGGTCGATTTGGACTCCCAGTTCGTTGAATCTCCTCCAAGCGAATTTGCAAATGCGGAGACGTGGCGGGTGCACTACCATGTTCCCGTTAATGCAGAGAGCGTGGGCCCGCTGGGAACCACACGGCATGTGCTCCCGACAGCGTTGGATGCGGTCAACGCTCTTCCGTACGCACCGGATTTGGAAGTCGAAACCTACACCTGGGACGTGTTACCTGGCGAGCAACCGGATTTGGTCGCAGGCTTGAGCGCGGAACTCGACGCGACCGAACGACTGCTAACCGAGATTCGGGAACGATAA